In bacterium, one genomic interval encodes:
- a CDS encoding SigB/SigF/SigG family RNA polymerase sigma factor, which produces MNRTVETSNVENESLDAQNSRPSDNAVVPTKRGSGRLSEAEAKVLFVKLRETNDPATREQLILVHQYLAMYFARRFRDRGEPIEDLTQVAQIGLINAVDRYDHTRGIRFGTYAAVTIIGELRRYFRDKVWAIHIPRRHRELNYRLMHAVEELRQLQGQSPSVEELAQHVGVPFDVAMEALDASRAYAPVSLDEDIVDGTSEDSVQRIEQIGGDDPAIARTDDLLALKQAWARLPESERTILTMRFQQELPQQQIAQLFQVSQMQISRVQRRALWRLRALIGE; this is translated from the coding sequence ATGAATCGAACTGTCGAGACATCCAACGTCGAGAACGAATCGTTGGACGCCCAGAACAGTCGGCCAAGCGACAACGCGGTCGTACCGACAAAGCGCGGATCGGGGAGGCTATCCGAGGCCGAGGCTAAGGTCCTTTTTGTGAAACTCCGTGAGACGAACGATCCAGCCACCCGTGAGCAACTCATCCTAGTCCATCAGTACCTGGCCATGTATTTCGCGCGTCGGTTCCGCGATCGTGGTGAGCCAATAGAAGACCTCACCCAGGTCGCACAAATCGGGCTCATCAACGCCGTGGACCGATATGACCACACTCGAGGCATACGGTTTGGAACGTATGCGGCCGTGACCATCATAGGAGAACTGCGACGATACTTCAGGGACAAGGTTTGGGCCATTCATATTCCTCGACGGCACCGAGAATTGAACTACCGCTTAATGCACGCCGTCGAGGAGCTGCGCCAGTTGCAGGGCCAGTCTCCGAGCGTCGAAGAGCTTGCGCAACACGTCGGCGTTCCGTTCGATGTCGCGATGGAGGCCCTAGATGCGTCACGTGCATATGCCCCGGTCTCGCTCGACGAAGATATCGTCGACGGAACATCTGAGGACTCCGTCCAACGGATCGAGCAGATTGGCGGCGACGATCCGGCGATCGCTCGCACCGACGATCTCCTTGCCTTGAAACAGGCGTGGGCCCGGTTGCCTGAGAGCGAACGGACCATCTTGACAATGCGATTTCAGCAAGAGTTGCCACAGCAGCAGATCGCGCAGCTATTCCAAGTATCACAGATGCAAAT